One part of the Phragmites australis chromosome 3, lpPhrAust1.1, whole genome shotgun sequence genome encodes these proteins:
- the LOC133911030 gene encoding phylloplanin-like — protein sequence MAPRASVLLLAVAVAAAACAAASAQIRLGKVVVTGVVPCNTGTLIDVAASPAFPDANVELRCGGSVVAGATTSRNGSFAIEADMTSSLGALVGACELVVDTPLAKCNATLPASGALVSYLQSPLAGMLSGVFRLVPSGFSFHA from the exons ATGGCACCTAGAGCCTCCGTTCTTCTTCTCGCCGTCGCCGTGGCCGCCGCGGCGTGCGCGGCCGCCTCCGCGCAGATCAGGCTTGGAAAGGTCGTCGTCACCGGAGTCGTGCCGTGCAACACCGGCACGCTGATCGACGTCGCGGCGTCTCCGGCATTTCCAG ACGCGAACGTGGAGCTGCGGTGCGGCGGAAGCGTGGTGGCGGGCGCGACGACGAGCCGCAACGGGTCGTTCGCGATCGAGGCGGACATGACCAGCTCGCTGGGGGCGCTCGTCGGCGCCTGCGAGCTGGTGGTCGACACGCCGCTGGCCAAGTGCAACGCCACGCTGCCGGCGTCGGGGGCGCTGGTCTCCTACCTGCAGAGCCCGCTCGCCGGGATGCTAAGCGGCGTCTTCCGCCTCGTCCCATCCGGCTTCTCCTTCCACGCATGA